One Sulfolobales archaeon genomic window carries:
- a CDS encoding 2,5-diamino-6-(ribosylamino)-4(3H)-pyrimidinone 5'-phosphate reductase: protein MPRPYVIVFTTATIDGKIASRTRFSQLSCPEDFKRLHAARKEAGAVMIGVNTANIDDPSLRLKYFEGENPVRIVVDGRLSIREDLRLVRDLIARTIILTSEKADPAKIERLRSRGVEVYVIESQNPPRIDMEKALEKLYELGIRKVLVEGGGDLIWSLVSRDLVDEFRVTYTGYVFGGRDSVSIVGGEGFATTAESPEFHVERVLICSCGREVHIIFRRK from the coding sequence ATGCCTAGACCCTATGTTATAGTATTCACCACCGCTACTATTGATGGTAAGATTGCTTCTAGAACTAGGTTCAGTCAGCTGAGCTGTCCTGAGGATTTTAAGAGACTTCATGCGGCTAGGAAGGAGGCTGGAGCTGTTATGATTGGTGTTAACACTGCTAATATTGATGATCCTTCGCTACGGCTTAAGTATTTTGAGGGTGAGAATCCTGTGAGAATAGTGGTTGATGGAAGGCTTTCTATCAGAGAGGATCTCAGGCTTGTAAGAGATCTTATAGCTAGAACGATCATATTAACATCTGAGAAAGCTGATCCTGCCAAGATAGAGAGATTGAGATCTAGAGGTGTTGAGGTGTACGTGATAGAGTCTCAGAACCCTCCAAGAATAGATATGGAGAAAGCTCTTGAGAAACTATATGAGCTGGGGATTAGAAAAGTTCTGGTAGAAGGTGGCGGAGATCTTATATGGAGTCTTGTAAGTAGAGATCTTGTAGATGAGTTTAGAGTGACATACACAGGATATGTATTCGGCGGAAGAGATTCTGTATCTATAGTTGGTGGAGAGGGTTTTGCAACAACAGCTGAATCTCCAGAGTTTCATGTTGAGAGAGTTCTAATATGCTCCTGTGGTAGAGAGGTTCATATAATATTTAGAAGAAAATAA
- the lpdA gene encoding dihydrolipoyl dehydrogenase: protein MGLKYDVIVIGGGPGGYPAAIRASQLGKRVAIVEERRGFGGECTLFGCIPSKTFIKYANVFWHARNSDFILGRENAQPDFPKLMEKVSHIVSSISSGIELLLKSYGVEILRGRAVIVDERVVRVEGFGDIESERIIIASGSEPTAPKNISIDGAIILDNRSFFSLRRKPSSMIVLGGGYVGVELSTAMAKLGVEISIIEMMPNLLPGMDLDASRAIERRLSSLGVRIYKNCVVKDLRMSEAGVDVELSCGERIYGEKMLVATGRRPRVRDLGVEKIGVEIDERGFIKTDDRLRTSNPRIYASGDVAGPPMLAHKAFIQAVVAGENVSGLDSVYSRSAIPMVVFSDPEIAQIGISVEEARSRGFNPVSIRIPLGGVARASIEESEDGFIKMIYDNDSKKILGFVIVSSNASELAGEASLIIENGMRLEDVEKAVHPHPTMSEVFKEVVEYALGKSTHYIIRKRR from the coding sequence ATGGGTTTGAAATACGATGTTATAGTCATAGGAGGAGGACCTGGAGGGTATCCAGCTGCTATAAGAGCTTCACAACTTGGTAAGAGAGTTGCAATTGTTGAGGAGAGAAGAGGTTTTGGAGGTGAATGCACTCTCTTCGGATGTATACCTTCGAAGACTTTTATAAAATATGCTAATGTATTCTGGCATGCTAGGAATAGTGATTTCATACTAGGTAGAGAGAATGCTCAACCTGATTTTCCGAAGCTTATGGAGAAGGTTTCTCATATAGTCTCAAGCATTTCATCTGGTATAGAGCTTCTTCTGAAGAGCTATGGTGTAGAGATCCTTAGAGGGAGAGCTGTGATAGTTGACGAGCGTGTTGTAAGAGTTGAAGGTTTTGGAGATATTGAGAGTGAGAGGATTATAATAGCATCAGGTTCCGAACCTACGGCTCCGAAGAATATTTCTATAGATGGTGCTATCATTCTTGATAACAGATCTTTCTTTAGCTTGAGGAGGAAACCTTCTAGCATGATTGTTCTAGGCGGGGGGTATGTTGGTGTAGAGCTTTCAACTGCTATGGCTAAGCTTGGTGTGGAGATCTCAATCATCGAGATGATGCCTAACCTTCTGCCTGGAATGGATCTTGATGCTTCAAGAGCTATTGAGAGAAGACTTTCATCTCTTGGTGTGAGGATCTATAAGAATTGTGTTGTAAAAGATCTAAGGATGTCGGAAGCTGGAGTTGATGTAGAGCTATCATGTGGAGAGAGGATCTATGGAGAGAAGATGTTGGTTGCAACCGGTAGAAGACCTAGAGTAAGAGATCTAGGTGTTGAGAAGATCGGGGTTGAGATTGATGAGAGAGGTTTTATAAAGACCGATGATAGGCTTAGAACTTCTAATCCGAGGATTTACGCTTCAGGAGATGTTGCAGGACCTCCAATGCTTGCTCACAAAGCGTTCATCCAGGCGGTGGTTGCTGGAGAGAATGTATCAGGTCTTGATAGTGTTTATAGTAGGAGTGCTATACCTATGGTTGTCTTCTCAGATCCTGAGATAGCTCAGATTGGTATATCTGTTGAAGAAGCTAGATCTAGAGGTTTTAATCCTGTGTCTATCAGAATTCCTTTAGGAGGTGTTGCAAGAGCTTCTATAGAAGAGTCTGAAGACGGTTTTATAAAAATGATATATGATAATGATTCAAAGAAGATTCTAGGGTTTGTAATAGTTTCATCGAATGCTTCAGAGCTAGCTGGCGAGGCATCTCTAATTATAGAAAATGGAATGAGATTAGAAGATGTAGAGAAAGCTGTTCATCCTCATCCTACTATGTCTGAGGTGTTTAAAGAAGTTGTAGAGTACGCTCTTGGAAAGTCTACTCATTATATCATTAGAAAGAGGAGATAG
- a CDS encoding N-6 DNA methylase has product MRASGSAMMMSDSVRKIYGVFETPTYIFRGYILPRIREVLYDYVWVDLFAGTGNLILPILESIPMRERLEFFEERIFLYDIMPEMVEKAIENAVRMGIPRRLAERNIQVRDTLKSYPREVLEKGFPVYHITNPPYLYIGYIRKNRDYHVWLDYFKNSNEGYQDLYQLALANDLRHGIRRMAYVIPTNFLYGASVSNKIRRDLLLWYEIREAIVFEKRIFDFTGQHVGVFFFERKEQPSHDLQKFKLVKIGREVVERVITIKPSNMYRAGSEFSEFVEGFRARKPLKVSFYLFLEEIMRNPGSNKVIVVDSNRYDRVRGYAREVFYVNDELFKRIKSNILFVKTIDGVREDEKAGIFVIKEVFNADCIVVSRKPYRTHPIHIFFHPMLSIEDQLLLRDYFNLMLNYFREVTDSGFMTTYKYSETSFTRKYLGLTQVRRLIETFPILELDERGRNRLKELIERRDVKGLIDTLKSLST; this is encoded by the coding sequence ATGAGAGCTTCAGGGTCTGCTATGATGATGAGTGATAGTGTTAGAAAGATATATGGTGTTTTTGAAACTCCTACGTATATATTCAGAGGATATATACTTCCGAGGATTAGAGAGGTTCTCTACGATTATGTATGGGTTGATCTGTTTGCTGGTACTGGTAATTTGATTCTACCGATCCTAGAGAGTATTCCGATGAGAGAACGTCTAGAGTTTTTCGAGGAACGAATCTTTCTATATGATATCATGCCTGAGATGGTTGAGAAAGCTATTGAGAATGCTGTGAGAATGGGTATTCCTAGAAGACTTGCTGAGAGAAATATACAAGTTAGAGATACTCTGAAAAGCTATCCTAGAGAGGTTCTGGAGAAGGGTTTTCCTGTATACCATATTACGAATCCTCCTTATCTCTATATAGGCTATATAAGGAAGAATAGAGATTATCATGTCTGGCTTGATTATTTTAAGAATTCTAATGAAGGATATCAAGATCTTTATCAATTAGCTCTTGCAAATGATCTCAGGCATGGTATTAGGAGAATGGCTTATGTTATACCTACGAATTTCCTCTACGGAGCTTCAGTGTCTAATAAGATCAGAAGAGATCTTCTTCTATGGTATGAGATCAGAGAAGCTATAGTATTTGAGAAGAGGATCTTTGATTTCACAGGACAGCATGTTGGAGTATTCTTCTTCGAGAGGAAGGAACAGCCTTCTCATGATCTTCAGAAGTTTAAGTTGGTCAAGATCGGTAGAGAAGTTGTTGAGAGAGTTATAACGATCAAGCCTTCTAACATGTATAGAGCTGGTAGTGAGTTTTCGGAGTTTGTTGAGGGTTTCAGAGCGAGAAAACCTCTTAAGGTTAGTTTCTACCTCTTCCTCGAAGAGATCATGAGGAATCCTGGTAGTAATAAAGTGATTGTTGTTGATTCGAATAGATATGATAGGGTGAGAGGATATGCTAGAGAAGTGTTCTATGTTAATGATGAGCTTTTCAAGAGGATTAAGAGTAATATTCTCTTTGTGAAGACAATCGATGGAGTTAGAGAAGATGAGAAAGCCGGGATCTTCGTGATAAAAGAGGTTTTCAATGCTGATTGCATAGTGGTGTCTAGAAAACCCTATAGAACACATCCTATACATATATTCTTCCACCCGATGCTCTCGATAGAGGATCAGCTTCTGCTGAGAGATTATTTCAATCTAATGCTAAACTACTTCAGAGAAGTGACAGATAGCGGGTTCATGACAACATATAAGTACTCGGAAACTTCTTTCACGAGAAAATATCTTGGCTTAACTCAGGTTAGAAGACTTATTGAGACGTTTCCAATACTAGAACTAGATGAGAGGGGGAGAAATAGATTGAAAGAACTTATAGAGAGAAGAGATGTAAAAGGATTAATTGATACTCTAAAGAGCTTATCCACGTGA
- a CDS encoding radical SAM protein codes for MYTEDLFLKPQRPVTYTGAMSRCLLCGSDRLVSDSIGVCVECLRRDPDKALAIVRNRRIKWRISVDLPLHPPRHDKGLRCSVCVNECVIGDGFRGYCGVWMNSGGRMRMLAGSGRVLAYAYLDPIPTNCVAAHICPGSTGLGYPEYAYTPKGEYGYSNLAVFMAGCSLDCFFCQNWEHKTAISGGRIDRSIVREMSVEELVERSLDPRISCVCYFGGDPTPSTPMLIQASREIIRRAREKNMIKRICWETNGLVNPLLMREMARLSLVSGGIVKIDWKAWTPSVYEALTGVDGEKALKRLMENVRVVHEIGRERSLIPLLLVSILLVPGYVDSVEVDGVTSYIAELDPETPVVFLAFHPDHLMRDLPPTSWKHMREALRIAEKNGLKKIYIGNIWLLGDYY; via the coding sequence ATGTATACAGAAGATCTCTTTTTAAAACCTCAGAGACCTGTGACATATACTGGAGCTATGAGTAGATGTCTTCTATGTGGTTCTGATAGACTTGTCTCAGATTCTATAGGTGTCTGCGTAGAATGTCTTAGGAGAGATCCTGATAAAGCTCTTGCTATTGTTAGAAATCGTAGGATTAAGTGGAGGATCTCCGTAGACCTACCTCTCCACCCTCCAAGACATGATAAAGGTCTTAGATGTAGTGTATGTGTTAATGAGTGTGTTATTGGAGATGGTTTCAGAGGTTATTGTGGTGTTTGGATGAACTCTGGCGGTAGGATGAGAATGTTAGCAGGTTCTGGAAGAGTTCTAGCATACGCATACCTGGATCCTATTCCTACCAATTGTGTTGCCGCTCATATATGCCCTGGATCTACTGGTCTTGGCTATCCTGAGTATGCTTATACTCCTAAAGGTGAGTATGGTTATAGTAATCTAGCTGTGTTCATGGCGGGATGTTCTCTAGATTGTTTCTTCTGTCAGAATTGGGAGCATAAGACAGCTATCTCTGGTGGGAGGATTGATAGGAGTATTGTGAGAGAGATGAGTGTAGAAGAGCTTGTTGAGAGATCCTTGGATCCTAGGATTTCATGTGTATGTTATTTCGGAGGAGATCCTACCCCGAGCACTCCTATGCTTATACAAGCTTCTAGAGAGATTATTAGAAGAGCTCGCGAGAAGAATATGATTAAGAGAATATGCTGGGAGACTAATGGACTTGTAAACCCTCTTCTAATGAGAGAGATGGCTAGACTAAGTCTTGTTTCAGGAGGTATTGTTAAGATAGATTGGAAGGCTTGGACCCCCAGTGTTTATGAGGCTTTAACAGGAGTTGATGGGGAGAAGGCTTTGAAGAGACTTATGGAGAACGTGAGAGTAGTTCATGAGATCGGTAGGGAGAGAAGTTTGATCCCTCTTCTATTGGTGAGCATACTTCTAGTTCCAGGCTATGTAGATTCTGTGGAGGTGGATGGTGTGACAAGCTATATAGCAGAACTAGATCCGGAGACACCGGTTGTATTCCTAGCATTCCACCCAGATCATCTTATGAGAGACCTGCCACCAACAAGCTGGAAGCATATGAGAGAAGCTCTTAGAATAGCTGAGAAGAATGGTCTGAAGAAAATATATATAGGAAACATATGGCTTCTAGGAGATTACTACTAG
- a CDS encoding ABC transporter permease — protein MEKRFHGPWIREFMNVIRSDRAGMISLIILLSLAIFGLAGPLIYRVDPYQTIYSYQIRVYNVSLDERTYKEIYYSEPEELKSILYSDKTLYIVDSKYDIYMIDLSRGASEKIARADPSSFIGLISLDGDIALLEIIGGRIRISSLQGEWREDLEIPGNLGISRESQILFSGGDLIILRLETGGIALINISSRSIEKINPRINVSTAEICWDRYVILGGLKGWIASYDLYKRELVISRPFTDDIRYVYCSSDRIYILGRFGFIAYSDKDLENFSMINTGVVEDLVSAVRYRNSIAVLGSGGSIIIIYPDQESHSIYSFDIRNSMKLYSSKEDLYVVAYGVYAMQLKPPSLSHPLGTDYLGRDLLAQIMIGVRMSLAIALLVALIVLFIGAGVGIVAGYFRGRADLILNSIINFMYSIPLEPFAILLALILRPGLETVVLAISLLIWRTTARIIRSQVISISSTPMIESARALGASHTRIIIRYIIPALLPIIMIDFANVVVYAILAESTLSFLGVGAQNIFTLGSILNQAMITGSWRIGWWLLTPGFFIGAIAFSLYTLARIFEPVANPRLKNI, from the coding sequence ATGGAAAAAAGATTTCATGGTCCATGGATTAGAGAATTCATGAATGTAATAAGATCGGATAGAGCAGGTATGATAAGTCTTATAATACTTCTATCGCTAGCGATCTTCGGCTTAGCAGGTCCTCTAATATATAGAGTAGATCCTTACCAGACTATCTACTCCTATCAGATCAGAGTATACAACGTATCATTAGATGAAAGAACCTATAAAGAGATCTATTATTCAGAACCTGAGGAGTTGAAGAGCATTCTATATAGTGATAAAACTCTCTACATAGTAGATTCAAAGTATGATATATATATGATAGATCTGTCTAGAGGAGCTTCCGAGAAAATTGCGAGAGCTGATCCAAGTAGTTTCATAGGCTTGATCTCTCTAGATGGAGATATAGCTCTTCTAGAGATTATAGGAGGGAGGATAAGGATCTCCTCATTACAAGGAGAATGGAGAGAAGATCTAGAGATCCCAGGTAATCTAGGCATAAGTAGAGAATCTCAAATACTCTTCTCCGGAGGAGATCTCATAATTCTAAGATTAGAAACAGGCGGGATAGCTCTGATCAATATAAGTAGTAGAAGTATTGAGAAAATTAATCCGAGGATTAACGTTTCTACTGCTGAGATATGCTGGGATAGATATGTTATTCTAGGAGGTCTGAAAGGATGGATTGCATCATATGATCTCTATAAAAGAGAACTTGTGATCTCAAGACCATTCACAGATGATATAAGATATGTCTACTGTAGCAGTGACAGGATCTATATACTAGGTAGATTCGGCTTCATAGCTTATTCAGATAAGGATCTAGAAAACTTTAGCATGATAAACACGGGAGTTGTAGAAGATCTTGTGAGCGCTGTACGCTATAGAAATAGTATAGCGGTTCTAGGTAGCGGAGGTAGCATAATAATCATATACCCTGATCAGGAATCTCACTCGATCTATTCTTTTGATATAAGAAACTCAATGAAGCTCTACAGCTCTAAAGAGGATCTATATGTAGTAGCATACGGAGTATACGCGATGCAGTTAAAACCACCCTCGCTCTCACATCCTCTAGGCACAGATTATCTAGGGAGAGATCTTCTCGCGCAGATAATGATAGGAGTTAGAATGTCGCTTGCAATAGCTCTTCTAGTAGCTCTAATAGTTCTATTCATAGGAGCTGGCGTAGGAATTGTTGCAGGGTATTTCAGAGGAAGAGCGGATCTTATTCTTAACTCTATTATAAACTTCATGTACTCAATACCTCTCGAACCATTCGCAATACTTCTAGCGCTAATCCTAAGACCTGGACTGGAAACAGTGGTGCTAGCAATATCACTACTCATATGGAGAACCACGGCGAGAATCATAAGATCCCAGGTTATATCAATATCATCTACACCCATGATCGAGAGTGCAAGAGCTTTGGGAGCATCTCACACGAGAATTATAATCAGATACATAATACCGGCATTACTCCCCATAATAATGATTGATTTCGCAAACGTAGTAGTATACGCCATACTAGCTGAATCAACTCTAAGCTTCTTAGGAGTAGGAGCTCAAAACATATTCACGCTAGGATCAATACTCAATCAAGCTATGATAACAGGATCCTGGAGAATAGGATGGTGGCTTCTCACACCGGGATTCTTCATAGGAGCTATAGCATTCTCACTCTACACACTAGCAAGAATATTCGAGCCTGTGGCAAATCCGAGACTGAAGAATATCTAG
- a CDS encoding ABC transporter permease, with protein sequence MLITKILSRISLILLIFLAVLTFQFFLFRLSFPDPTVIYLREGLGPEEREIIRRSFGLDKPLYEQYLLYIINFLRGDMGYSFYYKTPVSSVIFDRLLNTLILFIPAVVTAFMISRYIGSLMAWRRGGFLERSLITIFSLLSSFPLFWIGLISIIVFSVWLGILPSGGMRTPPYDASNFFEKILSLDFLWHWILPYSVLTAYITTSPALLMRSSMITVLGEDFVTTMRAVGFGEKKILREVSRASILPLVTQYGISIGFAFAGSVAFETVFSWPGIGREIVIAFNNLDYPLAQGIFAIMTLAILFINSFIDILYSYLDPRIRRG encoded by the coding sequence ATACTGATCACGAAGATTCTAAGCAGGATAAGCTTGATATTATTAATTTTTCTCGCAGTTCTCACATTCCAATTCTTCCTATTCAGACTCTCATTCCCCGACCCCACGGTAATATACTTGAGAGAAGGTTTAGGACCTGAGGAGAGAGAGATCATAAGAAGAAGTTTTGGACTAGATAAACCTCTCTACGAACAGTATCTTCTCTATATAATCAACTTCTTAAGAGGTGATATGGGGTATTCATTCTACTATAAAACTCCGGTATCTTCTGTGATATTTGATAGACTTCTCAATACTCTAATACTATTCATACCAGCCGTAGTCACAGCATTCATGATATCAAGATACATAGGAAGTCTCATGGCGTGGAGAAGAGGAGGATTTCTAGAGAGATCTCTTATAACAATCTTCAGTCTTCTAAGTTCATTCCCATTATTCTGGATTGGGTTGATCTCTATAATAGTATTCTCCGTATGGCTGGGCATACTACCCTCAGGAGGTATGAGAACACCTCCTTACGATGCATCGAATTTCTTTGAGAAGATCTTAAGTCTCGATTTCCTATGGCACTGGATACTACCCTACTCAGTACTCACAGCATACATAACAACATCCCCGGCACTTCTAATGAGATCCTCGATGATAACAGTCTTAGGAGAGGATTTTGTGACCACGATGAGAGCTGTAGGATTCGGTGAGAAGAAGATTCTCAGAGAGGTTTCAAGAGCAAGTATCCTACCTCTAGTCACTCAATATGGGATATCCATAGGCTTCGCATTCGCAGGATCCGTAGCATTCGAGACAGTATTCTCATGGCCTGGGATAGGTAGAGAGATTGTTATAGCATTTAACAATCTAGACTATCCCCTGGCTCAGGGTATATTCGCTATAATGACTCTTGCAATACTCTTTATAAACAGCTTCATAGACATACTATACTCATACCTGGATCCGAGGATTAGAAGAGGTTGA
- a CDS encoding ABC transporter substrate-binding protein, which produces MTQDLVWRIGLGRLSLIALVLVLIVVGIASLYLYNIMLSKPQISETTRARIPVQKITIITTTEAEDPVRWAAVQAMASEWRKLGFDVEVIGMESSQVDKTCYYEWNFDVCVFGWGARVDRLDPNLFLGLITTGEIGTKGSGANNPTGYSNPEYDRLYELQRETMDLNKRREIVFQLQQIFFEEAPRYNLYHQFIIAAYNNQKWENPFQMPGAPLFNEWQPYFITPVKGEKQDLIYGSNTEPDILNPAVSTLIFSWNILKLVYDSLVRLGPDGRIIPWLAESINVVNNTVVDVRIRNNARFHDGTPITADDVVFTYNYYMKIQYAYFRPYYVNIQEVIKLDNYTIRFILKKPDATFLTNTLYMIPILPKHVWENITDPRSLTPEQLDKVLRVGSGPFKNPVWVKKEYISLEAAPEHFAYNGIVIGNFTVPPMKVSKLIIRIYGSLDGIVNALINREIDMTAVGLLPSHADLLKKYNYITVVTARSFALPADLMFNVRRSPFDLKEVRQALLYAVPYDYIINVILRGYGEKGYIIAPVNAFWHNPDVPTYEYNLTKARELLAKAGFAWDESGRIYYPENYTIKKQEDP; this is translated from the coding sequence ATCTCTGAGACAACTAGAGCTAGAATTCCTGTTCAGAAGATCACTATCATAACAACTACGGAAGCAGAAGATCCCGTTAGATGGGCTGCGGTTCAGGCTATGGCCAGTGAATGGAGGAAGCTAGGATTCGATGTAGAGGTTATAGGCATGGAAAGCTCTCAAGTTGATAAAACATGCTACTACGAGTGGAACTTCGATGTATGCGTATTCGGATGGGGTGCGAGAGTAGACAGGCTAGACCCGAATCTATTCTTAGGACTTATAACAACAGGAGAGATAGGAACCAAGGGTAGCGGCGCTAATAATCCTACGGGATATTCAAATCCGGAATACGATAGATTATACGAGCTTCAGAGAGAGACTATGGATCTGAACAAAAGAAGAGAAATAGTATTCCAGCTCCAGCAAATATTCTTCGAAGAAGCACCGAGATATAACCTCTATCATCAATTCATAATCGCAGCATATAATAATCAGAAGTGGGAGAACCCATTTCAAATGCCTGGAGCTCCTCTATTCAACGAATGGCAGCCTTACTTCATAACACCCGTGAAAGGAGAAAAACAAGATCTGATCTACGGCTCCAACACAGAGCCTGATATACTGAATCCAGCAGTCTCAACACTTATATTCTCATGGAATATACTGAAGCTAGTGTACGACAGTCTTGTAAGACTAGGACCTGATGGAAGAATCATACCATGGCTTGCTGAGAGTATTAACGTGGTTAACAACACAGTAGTAGATGTGAGAATTAGAAACAATGCTAGATTTCATGACGGAACACCTATAACAGCTGATGATGTTGTCTTCACATACAACTACTATATGAAGATCCAGTACGCTTATTTCAGACCATACTATGTCAACATCCAAGAAGTGATCAAGCTAGACAACTACACGATAAGATTCATACTTAAAAAACCTGATGCAACATTCCTAACAAACACACTCTACATGATACCGATACTCCCAAAACATGTGTGGGAGAATATAACAGACCCTAGATCCCTCACACCAGAGCAACTCGATAAAGTTCTAAGAGTAGGGAGCGGACCCTTCAAAAACCCTGTATGGGTTAAGAAAGAATATATATCTCTAGAAGCAGCTCCCGAACACTTCGCATACAATGGTATTGTGATAGGAAACTTCACAGTTCCTCCGATGAAGGTTTCAAAACTTATCATTAGAATATACGGAAGTCTAGATGGGATTGTAAATGCTCTGATCAATAGAGAGATCGATATGACAGCAGTAGGACTACTACCTTCTCACGCAGATCTTCTTAAGAAATATAATTACATAACAGTGGTGACAGCCAGAAGCTTTGCACTACCAGCAGATCTCATGTTCAATGTGAGAAGATCTCCATTCGATTTGAAAGAAGTAAGACAAGCACTACTATACGCAGTCCCATATGATTATATAATAAATGTCATCTTAAGAGGATATGGTGAGAAAGGCTATATAATAGCTCCTGTCAATGCCTTCTGGCATAATCCTGATGTGCCTACCTACGAGTATAATCTTACTAAAGCTAGAGAGCTTCTAGCCAAGGCAGGATTCGCTTGGGATGAGAGTGGGAGAATATACTATCCTGAGAACTATACAATAAAGAAACAAGAAGATCCGTAG